In one Nicotiana tomentosiformis chromosome 6, ASM39032v3, whole genome shotgun sequence genomic region, the following are encoded:
- the LOC104104733 gene encoding uncharacterized protein produces the protein MGLKYNHYSTKSIASNKFLSLRTSTILTTTLFIASLVYLFSPSRNSQEPHLLDHQGGLFRGDLRDAKFPWNKLSFGPNSEKLKLAVFSKTWPIGADPGGMERHAFTLYTALAARGHDIHIFTVPSDRKFHKDIHVGNLHVYFAANNHGSLNCSLAFDIFDQENRARPFDYVHTESVTLPHWRARFVPNVAVTWHGIWYEIMHSKLYQELFENHNGQLSSGPMTELQEAMPKLVDEIKFFSSYTHHICISNSAGEVLVNIYQLPQRYVHVILNGIDETKFVHDPISGSDFRQKIGIPSNISLVLGVAGRLVRDKGHPLLHEAFSFIAKRHPGVFLIVAGSGPWGKRYAELGQNVKVLGALEPSELSKFYNSLDVFVNPTLRPQGLDLTLIEAMHCGKPVLTPNYPSITRTVVLNEDFGYTFSPNVGSFIEALESAIKDGTAVLQKKGMLCKSYALSMFTASKMALAYERFFLCMKNTRYCQYPLPTDF, from the coding sequence ATGGGTTTGAAGTACAACCATTATTCCACCAAATCCATTGCTTCTAATAAGTTTCTTTCTTTAAGAACTTCAACTATTCTCACAACAACTCTCTTCATTGCTTCTCTTGTCTACTTATTTTCCCCTTCAAGAAATTCACAAGAGCCACACTTGTTGGACCATCAGGGAGGTCTATTTCGTGGCGATTTACGTGACGCAAAATTTCCATGGAATAAGCTTTCATTTGGACCAAATTCTGAGAAACTAAAATTAGCAGTTTTTTCAAAAACATGGCCAATTGGAGCAGATCCTGGAGGCATGGAACGACACGCGTTTACGTTATACACTGCCCTTGCTGCTAGAGGACATGATATTCATATTTTCACTGTGCCATCTGATAGGAAATTTCATAAAGATATTCATGTTGGTAACCTTCATGTCTATTTTGCAGCTAATAATCATGGCTCACTCAATTGTTCTTTAGCTTTTGATATATTTGATCAAGAAAATAGGGCTAGACCTTTTGATTATGTGCACACTGAGAGTGTGACATTGCCTCATTGGCGCGCGAGATTTGTGCCTAATGTGGCAGTGACATGGCATGGAATTTGGTACGAGATTATGCACTCAAAGCTATATCAAGAACTGTTTGAAAACCACAATGGGCAATTATCATCAGGGCCTATGACTGAACTTCAAGAAGCAATGCCAAAACTTGTCGATGAAATTAAGTTCTTTTCGAGCTATACTCATCATATATGCATAAGCAATAGTGCAGGGGAAGTTCTAGTAAACATTTATCAACTCCCTCAAAGATATGTACATGTTATACTCAATGGAATTGATGAGACTAAGTTTGTACATGACCCTATATCCGGATCAGATTTTCGCCAAAAAATTGGGATCCCATCAAATATTAGCTTGGTTTTAGGAGTTGCTGGAAGATTGGTAAGGGACAAGGGACACCCACTTCTCCATGAGGCGTTTTCGTTCATAGCCAAGCGCCATCCGGGAGTTTTTCTGATAGTGGCAGGGTCAGGTCCGTGGGGAAAAAGGTACGCGGAATTAGGTCAAAATGTGAAGGTTTTAGGTGCATTAGAGCCCTCCGAACTATCAAAATTTTACAATTCACTTGATGTGTTTGTGAACCCAACTTTGAGGCCTCAGGGACTAGATCTTACATTAATAGAAGCTATGCATTGTGGAAAACCAGTTTTGACACCAAACTACCCAAGTATAACAAGAACTGTGGTGTTAAATGAAGATTTTGGTTACACATTTTCACCAAATGTAGGCTCATTTATAGAAGCATTGGAGTCTGCAATTAAAGATGGTACAGCAGTTTTGCAAAAGAAAGGAATGCTTTGCAAGTCATATGCACTTTCAATGTTCACAGCTAGCAAAATGGCATTGGCTTATGAGAGGTTCTTTCTTTGTATGAAAAACACTAGATATTGTCAATACCCTCTTCCCACAGATTTCTAA